Below is a window of Candidatus Babeliales bacterium DNA.
ACTCCTTTTTCCTCATAAAGATTAGCTATATATAATAAATGTGTTTTTTGCAGTGACCAGTTTAGATTTTTCTTAAGCTCGGTCTTAGAACTTGGTGGGTGAAAAAGCATACAGAAAGCTTCTGTATAAGTGAATTATTAAGTATCAGTGCTTCTTTTTTTTATCGTAGAAAAAATAAACTGAAGATTATTTTTAAAAGAGCTTTTATCTATCAGGTATAGTATTCCTACAAAAAGGAGAAGAAAGAACAATATTTTGGCGAAAATACTGATAATGGGCAGGTATATATCAAATATAGTCTGCAAATACATTGCTAATATTCCAAGAATTAAAAATATAATCAGGGGTCTGTAAAATTGTTGAAAATATTCTTTTAGTGAGATTTTTGCCAAGGGTAAAAGTTGTATATACCACAAAGGAATTAACAATAGAACCCCCAGCAGTAAAATAGCGAATGCCACTCCGTTTATACTATGCAATGCCCCTATGAAAATAAAAGCAGGAGTAATTAAAACACGTAATATCGTCCAGAAAAAACCAATATCTGTTCTTCCTGTTGCAATCTGCAGGCTGCCAACAGGATTAGAAAGAGATGTTATACAATAATAGAGGGATAAAAAAGACAACACCAGATAAGCTTCCACATAGCTATTACCATAGAGGAAATATAGTATTTCTTTTGATCCGGCTAAAACTACTAAGAAGAGAGGTAAATTTATATAGGCTAAAAAATGGATTACTTGTAGATATGATTTCTTTAGCCTTTCTTTATCTTTTTGTATAGAAGAAAGAAGAGGGCTTAAGACATTAACTATTATAGGATTAATCAAAGAATAAAGTTTTAGAACAACCTGCTTAGACAGGGTATATACCCCTAACAATTCGGCACCAAGTATCTTGCCTATAATAAAGATATCAGCTTCTTGTGAAATAAAATCCAAAATTCTGCTTCCTGTTTTATATCCTCCAACTCGTAAAAAGGGTTTAATTTCGTTGATTTTGAAACGCAGGCTAATAGGGTTGTTACGTATATTGGTAACTAGGAATAAAACATTTGAAACAGCAGAGTATAAAAGTGTTGAATAAACCAGGCTATATACACCGGCTCCCTCATATGCTAAAAATATTGCTACAATCAACCCTAAAAAGTAGGCGATTAGCTCAATAAAGGTAATAGGTCTAAATCTAAAGTCCTTTTGCATTATAGTCCGATGCTGCCGGCCAATCGCCATTAGTAGTAAATTAATTCCTAAAATGGGAATGATGTTTACCAAATCTTTTTCTTCATAAAAAGCTGATATAAAAGGAGTGATTATTAGAAGAAAGGCAAACATGAAGAGGGAGATAAAAATATTTAACCAATAGATGCTGCTATATTCTTTTTCAGTTGCATCTTGTTTATAGAGAATGGCAGAGGAAAGGCCTAAATCTACAAAAATGTTAGTGAATCCAATTACAACAAGTGCAATCGCTACGAGACCAAATGCTTCTTTAGGTAAAAAACGAGTTAAAATTGCAATTTGTAGCAGTTGAAATATTGATTTTCCGAT
It encodes the following:
- a CDS encoding MOP flippase family protein, which codes for MNLKSTAISGVKWTSIEKIGKSIFQLLQIAILTRFLPKEAFGLVAIALVVIGFTNIFVDLGLSSAILYKQDATEKEYSSIYWLNIFISLFMFAFLLIITPFISAFYEEKDLVNIIPILGINLLLMAIGRQHRTIMQKDFRFRPITFIELIAYFLGLIVAIFLAYEGAGVYSLVYSTLLYSAVSNVLFLVTNIRNNPISLRFKINEIKPFLRVGGYKTGSRILDFISQEADIFIIGKILGAELLGVYTLSKQVVLKLYSLINPIIVNVLSPLLSSIQKDKERLKKSYLQVIHFLAYINLPLFLVVLAGSKEILYFLYGNSYVEAYLVLSFLSLYYCITSLSNPVGSLQIATGRTDIGFFWTILRVLITPAFIFIGALHSINGVAFAILLLGVLLLIPLWYIQLLPLAKISLKEYFQQFYRPLIIFLILGILAMYLQTIFDIYLPIISIFAKILFFLLLFVGILYLIDKSSFKNNLQFIFSTIKKRSTDT